One Purpureocillium takamizusanense chromosome 12, complete sequence DNA window includes the following coding sequences:
- a CDS encoding uncharacterized protein (COG:S~EggNog:ENOG503NZ7S): MGDVTECYLDSSNSTPAPDIFAYRGNPQHMPSPAIGSYSIFGIRSDVCFDRFGRYGPYGFGYRKAHGGSGVGLDTESSGSDTVWSVTGQINFGGMNWSDAQERCFVANRHRFDSGSSDMTKSFVEKGTNKRRSREAEQQPEGDGDGSQPKLLRRSAVVVRLYTGFQWTELAILNLRAMISELSLKSGGEYAVHILLHVHNTDLPIWSDEDTLRKLLRAHVPVEFHGLVSVWSEAEMTLYYPGAFDAPLANPSERTTHGFYRSGHLPLQVFAMRHPEYSHYWNWEVDIRVVGSYYELFDRIARWADQQPRRLLWERSSRYYIPSYHGSWDNFSRTAHLDTKQSGRDAVFGPVAFPGQQKRLRHGKRQTSALPARCAEQPDDEECGVGEEADLITLNPIFDTFESGWIFSDDVTGYPRASASQPPRRCAIVTASRLSGCLLKAMHEEVWRHHRTMFSEMFPPSVALHHGLKAVYAPHPVYLDRAWVDPVDDDAMDRVFNGGAAHSTSGAGSPFDTKNEHNFKGSTWYYNSEFAGLLWRRWLGYAQTQAGRRARSGPDAITSRARGGFEEESDEESSGRMCLRSMILHPIKHEGPGDV; encoded by the coding sequence ATGGGCGACGTGACCGAGTGCTACCTAGACAGCTCCAACTCGACTCCAGCGCCCGATATCTTTGCGTACCGCGGCAATCCGCAACACATGCCGAGCCCGGCTATTGGCTCCTACAGCATATTCGGAATACGGTCCGATGTTTGCTTCGATAGGTTTGGACGATACGGTCCATACGGTTTCGGATATCGAAAAGCCCACGGCGGGTCAggcgtcgggctcgacaCGGAGAGCTCGGGCAGTGACACCGTGTGGTCCGTGACGGGGCAAATAAATTTTGGCGGTATGAACTGGAGCGACGCCCAAGAACGCTGCTTTGTCGCCAACAGACATCGGTTTGACTCGGGGTCGAGTGACATGACCAAGAGTTTCGTGGAGAAGGGCACGAACAAGAGAAGATCGAGAGAGGCCGAACAGCAACCcgagggggacggggacggtAGCCAACCAAAGCTTCTCCGCCGCTCCGCGGTCGTGGTGCGCCTCTATACGGGGTTTCAGTGGACCGAACTGGCCATACTGAACCTGCGTGCCATGATCTCCGAGCTGTCGCTCAAGAGCGGCGGGGAGTACGCGGTGCATATCCTGCTGCATGTTCACAACACTGACCTGCCAATCTGGTCTGATGAAGATACGCTCAGGAAGCTCTTGCGAGCCCATGTGCCGGTCGAGTTCCACGGCCTCGTGTCGGTCTGGAGCGAAGCAGAGATGACGCTCTATTACCCGGGTGCATTCGATGCGCCGTTGGCCAACCCGAGCGAGAGGACCACGCACGGGTTCTACCGCAGCGGCCATCTCCCACTACAGGTGTTCGCCATGCGCCATCCGGAGTACTCGCATTACTGGAACTGGGAAGTGGACATTCGCGTGGTGGGCAGCTATTACGAGTTGTTTGATCGGATAGCGCGTTGGGCGGATCAGCAGCCACGCCGACTGCTATGGGAGCGCAGTTCTCGATACTACATACCCTCCTACCATGGATCCTGGGACAACTTCTCGCGGACGGCTCATCTCGACACGAAGCAGTCTGGACGGGACGCGGTTTTCGGCCCGGTGGCGTTTCCGGGTCAGCAGAAGCGTCTGCGGCACGGCAAACGGCAGACATCAGCGCTACCCGCGCGTTGCGCCGAGCAACCAGACGACGAAGAATGCGGCGTaggagaagaagccgacCTCATCACCCTCAACCCCATCTTCGACACGTTCGAGTCCGGATGGATCTTCtccgacgacgtcaccgGATATCCCAGGGCCTCCGCGTCGCaacctcctcgacgatgcgccatcgtcacggCCTCCCGGCTGAGCGGCTGTCTCCTCAAGGCCATGCACGAGGAAGTATGGCGGCATCACCGCACAATGTTCAGCGAAATGTTCCCCCCGAGCGTCGCGCTGCACCACGGGCTCAAGGCCGTGTACGCGCCCCATCCGGTGTACCTGGACAGGGCGTGGGTGgaccccgtcgacgacgacgccatggaccgcgtcttcaacggcggcgcggcgcactCGACGTCCGGCGCGGGGAGCCCGTTCGACACGAAGAACGAGCACAACTTCAAGGGCTCGACGTGGTATTACAACAGCGAGTTCGCGGGGCTCctctggcggcgatggctgGGCTATGCGCAGACGCAGGcgggtcgtcgagcgagGAGCGGCCCGGACGCCATCacgtcgcgcgcgaggggggggtttgaggaggagagcgacgaggagagcagCGGCAGGATGTGCTTGCGAAGCATGATTCTTCACCCCATCAAACACGAGGGGCCCGGCGATGTATAA
- a CDS encoding uncharacterized protein (EggNog:ENOG503PEMY~SECRETED:SignalP(1-16~SECRETED:cutsite=ALA-AP~SECRETED:prob=0.4851)) gives MKTQILFATLAAVALAAPADEHKCPAPGSTDSQGRYSCNPAHQYPNGQTCEVVDGCYYLFANGKPVDNSGSSTVTSAQPTQSATCPAPGSTDAQGRYSCNPAHQYPNGQTCNVIDGCYYLCDASGKPVINTVTATVTSAQPTQSSACPAPGSTDDKGRYSCNPAHQYPNGQTCNVIDGCYYLCGSDGKPISNVASSTAAPTQTPTCPAPGSTDSQGRYSCNPAHQYPNGQTCQVIDGCYYLCGSDGKPIPNTVSSTAAPTQTPTCPAPGSTDSKGRYSCNPAHQYPNGQTCQVIDGCYFLCGSDGKPIDNNPPTAQPTKSSPSATVVNPTRTGVPTITAGAAHVKGAGMLVLAAVGLAL, from the coding sequence ATGAAGACGCAGATCCTCTTCgcgaccttggccgccgtcgccctggccgccccTGCCGACGAGCACAAGTGTCCTGCGCCCGGCTCGACCGACAGCCAGGGCCGCTACTCTTGCAATCCCGCCCACCAGTACCCCAACGGCCAGACCtgcgaggtcgtcgacggctgcTACTACCTCTTCGCCAACGGGAAGCCCGTCGACAACAGCGGCTCCTCCACCGTCACCTCCGCGCAGCCCACCCAGTCGGCCACCTGCCCCGCGCCCGGCTCGACGGACGCTCAAGGCCGATACTCGTGCAACCCGGCGCACCAGTACCCCAACGGCCAGACCTGCAATGTCATTGACGGCTGCTATTACCTCTgcgacgccagcggcaagCCCGTCATCAACACCGTCACGGCCACCGTTACCTCGGCTCAGCCGACCCAGTCTTCTGCCTGCCCGGCGCCCGGCTCGACGGACGACAAGGGCCGCTACTCGTGCAACCCGGCTCATCAATATCCCAACGGCCAGACCTGCAATGTTATCGATGGCTGCTATTACCTCTGCGGCAGCGATGGCAAGCCCATCTCCAACGTCGCGAgctcgaccgccgcgcccacgcaGACCCCGACGTGCCCGGCGCCCGGCTCGACCGACAGCCAGGGCCGCTACTCGTGCAACCCGGCTCACCAGTACCCCAACGGCCAGACGTGCCAGGTCATCGACGGCTGCTACTACCTCTGCGGCAGCGATGGCAAGCCCATCCCCAACACCGTGAgctcgaccgccgcgcccacgcaGACCCCTACGTGCCCGGCCCCAGGATCCACGGATAGCAAGGGAAGGTACTCTTGCAACCCGGCGCACCAGTATCCCAACGGCCAGACGTGCCAGGTCATTGACGGCTGCTACTTCCTCTGCGGCAGCGATGGCAAGCCCATCGACAACAACCCCCCAACCGCCCAACCCACCAAGAGCAGCCCCAGTGCCACGGTCGTGAACCCGACGCGCACCGGTGTGCCTACCATCACTGCCGGCGCGGCTCACGTCAAGGGCGCGGGTATGTtggtccttgccgccgtcggttTGGCCTTGTAG
- a CDS encoding uncharacterized protein (EggNog:ENOG503PEI4), producing MSRQAMDHHHLQDQDLPPPPYSAEAGPSTSPASVVQPPPPPSSSSIFAHHLSTLRTQMVAEQAARATDRELSDARLLGLLVPRIEELLSSIAAVHPPPRLVEAALVPASAVGPDWHCSDQDERRDGELRTVVRVVVDSEDVDGKSSNKSSSKGGDGGKTATAARRSSGGDEDAGRGLWFGDEDTARRLARCLDPGGPVLPTNNMERLAVRARVNRDASDNHDATSTTKRAGGRWGGLFSSSSSSSGSGSGSKKRDVSPKPLLHAPTSASGYTTASSSSSPRRRTDEDVAMAVDAQEVTFRRENEMGIWESRTGWGIVVRVRIRAGS from the coding sequence ATGTCCAGACAAGCCAtggaccaccaccacctccaagACCAAGAtctgcctcctccgccgtaTTCGGCGGAGGCCGGCCCGTCCACCTCGCCAGCGTCCGTCGtacagccgccgccgccgccatcgtcgtcgtccatcttcGCGCACCACCTGTCGACGCTGCGCACGCAGATGGTGGCCGAGCAGGCGGCCCGGGCCACCGACCGCGAGCTCTCGGacgcgcgcctcctcgggctgctggtgccgcgcatcgaggagctgctgtcgtccatcgccgccgtgcatCCGCCCCCGCGCctggtcgaggccgccctggtgccggcctcggccgtgggGCCCGACTGGCACTGCAGCGACCAGGACgagcggcgggacggggagCTGCGCACCGTGGTGAGGGTTGTGGTGGACTCggaggacgtcgacggcaagagTAGCaacaagagcagcagcaagggcggagacggcggcaagacggcgacggccgcccgcaGAAgtagcggcggcgatgaggacgccgggcgcgggctgtggttcggcgacgaggacacTGCACGGCGGCTCGCCAGGTGTCTCGACCCCGGGGGCCCGGTGCTGCCGACCAACAATATGGAGCGGCTGGCCGTGAGGGCGCGCGTCAACAGGGATGCCAGTGATAATCATGATGCAACTTCTACTACGAAAAGGGCGGGGGGTCGATGGGGCGGCCTCTtcagcagcagtagcagtagcagcggcagcggcagcggcagcaagaAGCGGGACGTGTCGCCGAAACCGCTGCTGCATGCTCCTACGTCTGCGTCCGGGTACACAAcagcgtcgtcctcgtcatcaccaaggaggaggaccgacgaggacgtggccatggccgtcgacgcccaagaGGTGACGTTTCGGCGCGAAAACGAAATGGGCATTTGGGAGAGCCGGACGGGTTGGGGCATCGTCGTGCGCGTGAGGATACGAGCAGGGAGCTGA